One stretch of Hymenobacter chitinivorans DSM 11115 DNA includes these proteins:
- the nadE gene encoding NAD(+) synthase — MRLAGAALNQIPFDWQHNLRTIKEALDQAKAAGVELLCLPELCLTGYGCEDLFLSDWLAAEALQYLQQVRPWTEGILVCVGLPVRLEGRTYNTAAVLRDGEILGFAAKQFLANDGVHYEPRFFNSWRAGETSTVSWEGQQWPIGDLVFEHKGVRFGFEICEDAWRPDNERPACRLKGRVDLIVNPSASHFAMSKTDVRYKLVLNASRNFDCTYLYANLLGNEAGRMIYDGEILVARNGHLLMRNQLLSFKEVDIECVDVDFSTPLAPAESITPLPAPDEYRELNQALSLALFDYMRKARTRGFVLSLSGGADSCMCAVGVAEMVRLGTQEIGTAEFMRRSGCFTADDIARIAGSAAPQPDQAAPGPKDASHSRPDEEQRRRQREITGHLLTCAYQGTVNSSDDTFNSAKELADSIGSVFYNWGIDEEVTGYVGKIEHALGRELTWQTDDLALQNIQARVRAPAIWLLANVQNALLITTSNRSEASVGYCTMDGDTAGSISPIAGVDKDFVKKWLRWAETELNYPGLRHVNALQPTAELRPQEDNQTDERDLMPYILLNRIERLAFYNRLSPQQVYATLLQEEKDTDPEQLKTYVKRFYSLWSRNQWKRERFAPAFHLDDYNVDPRSWLRFPILSGGFTQELNSL; from the coding sequence ATGAGACTAGCCGGCGCCGCCCTTAATCAGATACCGTTTGACTGGCAACACAACCTGCGCACCATCAAAGAAGCCCTGGACCAGGCCAAGGCGGCCGGCGTGGAGCTGCTGTGCCTCCCGGAGCTCTGCCTGACCGGCTACGGCTGCGAAGACCTGTTTCTGAGCGACTGGCTGGCCGCCGAGGCTCTGCAGTATCTGCAGCAAGTGCGGCCCTGGACGGAAGGCATTCTGGTGTGCGTAGGGTTGCCGGTGCGGCTCGAAGGGCGCACCTACAACACGGCGGCCGTGCTGCGCGACGGGGAAATCCTGGGCTTTGCGGCCAAGCAATTTCTGGCCAACGACGGAGTGCACTACGAGCCCCGCTTCTTTAATTCCTGGCGAGCCGGTGAAACCAGCACCGTGAGCTGGGAAGGGCAGCAGTGGCCCATCGGCGACCTTGTCTTTGAGCACAAGGGCGTGCGGTTTGGCTTCGAAATCTGCGAGGATGCCTGGCGGCCCGACAACGAGCGGCCCGCCTGCCGCCTCAAGGGCCGGGTGGATTTAATTGTGAATCCGTCGGCCAGCCACTTTGCCATGAGCAAAACCGACGTGCGCTATAAACTGGTGCTCAATGCCTCGCGCAACTTCGACTGCACCTACCTCTACGCCAACCTGCTCGGCAACGAAGCGGGCCGTATGATTTACGATGGCGAAATTCTGGTGGCCCGCAACGGTCATCTGCTGATGCGCAACCAGCTGCTGAGCTTCAAAGAAGTGGATATTGAGTGCGTGGACGTGGACTTTAGCACGCCGCTGGCGCCGGCTGAAAGCATTACCCCGCTGCCCGCGCCCGACGAGTACCGGGAGCTGAATCAGGCCCTGAGTCTGGCCTTGTTCGACTACATGCGCAAGGCCCGCACCCGCGGCTTCGTGCTCAGCCTGAGCGGGGGCGCCGACTCCTGCATGTGCGCCGTGGGCGTGGCCGAAATGGTGCGCCTGGGCACCCAGGAAATCGGGACGGCCGAATTTATGCGCCGCTCCGGCTGCTTCACCGCCGATGACATTGCCCGGATTGCCGGCTCGGCCGCGCCCCAGCCTGACCAGGCCGCGCCGGGCCCCAAAGACGCCTCGCACAGCCGGCCCGATGAGGAGCAGCGGCGGCGGCAGCGCGAAATTACCGGCCACCTGCTTACCTGTGCCTACCAGGGCACGGTCAATTCCTCCGACGACACTTTCAACTCGGCCAAAGAGCTGGCCGACTCCATCGGGTCGGTATTCTACAACTGGGGCATTGATGAGGAAGTAACCGGCTACGTGGGTAAGATCGAGCACGCCCTGGGCCGGGAGCTGACCTGGCAAACCGACGACCTTGCCCTGCAAAACATTCAGGCCCGGGTGCGCGCCCCCGCCATCTGGCTGCTGGCCAACGTGCAGAATGCCTTGCTCATCACGACCTCCAACCGCTCGGAGGCCTCGGTGGGCTACTGCACCATGGACGGCGACACGGCTGGCAGCATCTCGCCCATTGCCGGCGTGGATAAGGACTTCGTGAAAAAGTGGCTACGCTGGGCCGAAACCGAGCTGAATTACCCGGGTTTGCGCCACGTGAATGCCCTGCAGCCCACGGCCGAGCTGCGGCCCCAGGAAGACAACCAAACCGACGAGCGGGACCTAATGCCCTACATCCTGCTCAACCGCATCGAGCGGCTAGCGTTTTATAACCGGCTAAGCCCGCAGCAGGTGTACGCCACGCTGCTGCAGGAGGAAAAAGACACCGACCCGGAGCAGCTCAAGACCTACGTGAAGCGCTTCTACTCGCTCTGGTCCCGCAACCAGTGGAAGCGGGAACGGTTTGCCCCGGCCTTCCACCTCGACGACTACAACGTGGACCCCCGCTCGTGGCTGCGCTTCCCGATTCTGAGCGGCGGCTTCACCCAGGAACTCAATAGCCTGTAG
- a CDS encoding acyl carrier protein has translation MSEIAEKVKAIIIDKLGVEASEVTPEASFTNDLGADSLDTVELIMEFEKEFNVSIPDDQAENIATVGQAVSYLEEHAK, from the coding sequence ATGTCTGAAATTGCAGAAAAAGTAAAAGCCATTATCATCGATAAGCTTGGTGTTGAAGCGTCGGAAGTAACGCCCGAGGCGAGCTTCACCAACGACCTGGGTGCTGATTCCCTGGACACCGTCGAGCTGATCATGGAGTTCGAAAAGGAGTTCAACGTGTCTATCCCCGACGACCAGGCTGAAAACATTGCCACCGTTGGTCAGGCTGTCAGCTACCTGGAAGAGCACGCTAAGTAA
- the rnc gene encoding ribonuclease III — MLRPGQPLPLFGFFRRLLGQDRAFRQAIATVIGRTPDNVRLYHLAFTHSSVVRQQGDTARHQSNERLEFLGDAVLGAVVAEYLFRKFPYEQEGFLTELRSRIVNRESLNGLALKIGLDKLVQLDPAQGRAARSRSVNGNALEALVGAIYLDQGYKAARKFVLTRLIKPFIDVKSLIETTANFKSKLIEWAQRQGKTIRYDLTGQPRSGGVMEFSATVLLDDEPVATGMGLSKKQAEQLAAERALAALGV; from the coding sequence ATGCTGCGACCAGGTCAGCCACTACCGCTCTTCGGATTTTTCCGGCGGCTGCTGGGGCAAGACCGAGCTTTTCGCCAAGCCATTGCTACGGTAATCGGCCGCACGCCTGACAACGTGCGGCTTTACCATTTGGCCTTCACCCATTCGTCGGTAGTGCGGCAGCAGGGCGACACGGCCCGGCACCAGAGCAACGAGCGGCTGGAATTCCTCGGCGACGCCGTGCTGGGCGCGGTGGTGGCCGAGTACCTGTTCAGGAAGTTTCCCTACGAGCAGGAAGGCTTCCTGACCGAGCTTCGCTCCCGCATCGTGAACCGGGAAAGTTTGAACGGTTTGGCGCTAAAAATCGGGCTCGACAAGCTCGTGCAGCTCGACCCCGCCCAGGGCCGGGCCGCCCGCTCCCGCTCCGTAAACGGCAACGCCCTGGAAGCTTTGGTGGGTGCCATTTACCTCGACCAGGGCTACAAGGCGGCCCGTAAGTTTGTGCTGACCCGCCTGATCAAGCCATTTATCGACGTTAAATCGTTGATTGAAACCACGGCCAACTTCAAGAGCAAGCTCATTGAGTGGGCCCAGCGCCAGGGCAAAACCATCCGCTATGATTTGACCGGGCAGCCCCGCTCGGGCGGCGTAATGGAGTTTTCGGCCACGGTGCTGCTGGACGACGAGCCGGTGGCCACGGGCATGGGCCTGAGTAAAAAGCAGGCTGAGCAGCTGGCGGCCGAACGGGCCCTGGCTGCGCTGGGCGTGTAA
- a CDS encoding T9SS type A sorting domain-containing protein, translating to MKKRQLLVLAALFASVLTVKAQSWKPFRQGLIYAYQPSSAEAGSDAHTFRVDSAYVTTTGDSVFTFNRMMRRAPGGYEGTFYKSHNNLFGARLQWRPGTFEYQLLVTADPTAGQSATALLLRPCVAVGTTWMASQSPLVTATLSSRGLQSFGSPAVADTLATITLSNGQVVRLSRRYGLVSATELVYPYSGASKEYVQAALPAPLLESAYSPLKIFDMQPGDELGYVQEPFSYGSLVCSRTYKLRQIKTRQQTADSLIYTYQEQSRTQTYNVPGCGFPAGSSMTNVAKARLAISLRTGQTKQFSVVFGALPMLSGEYRVASATGNDPRLVVGTGLVNQTLGGCMGSSRNVGYQLMYPYTYNNTPGLYWRGLDAMTIGQSFSPELGLGDLVTAETSLRYYTRTRGGVTSTCGTRSDFATLLPARPAQSAPGFQAFPNPVTETMWLQLEAPAQPGTSIVVQDAIGRLVWRAAVPAGQTSVPVSLRNQPAGIYLVQLQTTEGAARTVRVQKLP from the coding sequence ATGAAAAAACGCCAGCTGTTAGTATTAGCTGCCCTCTTCGCCTCCGTACTAACTGTAAAGGCCCAAAGCTGGAAACCCTTCCGCCAGGGCCTGATCTACGCCTACCAGCCCAGCAGCGCCGAAGCCGGCAGTGATGCACACACGTTCCGCGTCGACTCGGCCTATGTTACGACCACCGGTGACTCGGTCTTTACCTTTAACCGCATGATGCGCCGGGCCCCGGGCGGCTACGAGGGTACTTTCTACAAGAGCCACAACAACCTGTTCGGTGCCCGCCTGCAGTGGCGCCCCGGCACTTTTGAGTACCAGCTGCTGGTCACGGCCGACCCCACGGCGGGGCAGAGTGCCACTGCGTTGCTCTTACGTCCCTGCGTGGCCGTAGGCACCACCTGGATGGCAAGTCAGAGTCCGCTAGTCACGGCGACGCTCAGCAGCCGGGGCCTGCAGAGTTTCGGCAGCCCGGCCGTGGCCGACACTCTGGCCACTATTACGCTCAGCAACGGGCAGGTGGTGCGCCTGAGTCGGCGCTACGGGCTGGTGTCGGCTACCGAACTGGTATATCCGTATTCGGGTGCGTCGAAGGAATACGTGCAGGCCGCGCTGCCCGCGCCCCTGCTGGAGTCGGCCTACAGCCCGCTCAAGATCTTCGATATGCAGCCTGGCGACGAGCTGGGCTACGTGCAGGAGCCCTTCAGCTACGGTAGCTTGGTCTGTTCCCGCACCTACAAGTTGCGCCAGATCAAAACCCGGCAGCAAACCGCCGACAGCCTAATTTATACCTACCAGGAGCAGAGCCGCACGCAAACGTACAACGTGCCTGGGTGCGGCTTTCCGGCGGGCAGCAGCATGACGAACGTAGCGAAGGCGCGGCTGGCAATTTCGCTGCGTACGGGCCAAACCAAACAATTCAGCGTTGTTTTCGGGGCCCTGCCCATGCTTTCGGGCGAGTACCGCGTGGCCTCTGCCACTGGCAACGACCCCCGGCTGGTGGTTGGCACGGGCCTAGTGAACCAAACCCTGGGCGGCTGCATGGGCTCCAGCCGCAATGTGGGCTACCAACTGATGTACCCTTACACCTACAACAACACCCCGGGTTTGTACTGGCGCGGCCTGGATGCCATGACCATCGGCCAAAGCTTTTCCCCCGAGCTCGGGCTGGGTGACTTGGTCACCGCCGAAACCTCCCTGCGGTACTACACGCGCACCCGCGGCGGCGTCACCAGTACCTGCGGTACCCGCAGCGACTTTGCTACGCTGCTACCTGCCCGCCCGGCGCAGTCGGCACCCGGTTTCCAGGCTTTCCCCAACCCAGTGACCGAAACCATGTGGCTGCAACTGGAAGCCCCGGCTCAGCCCGGAACCAGCATAGTGGTGCAGGATGCCATAGGCCGCCTGGTGTGGCGGGCTGCCGTGCCCGCCGGGCAAACCAGCGTACCGGTTTCGTTGCGTAACCAGCCGGCGGGAATCTACCTGGTGCAGTTGCAGACTACCGAGGGCGCTGCCCGCACCGTACGGGTGCAGAAGTTGCCCTAA
- a CDS encoding RNA polymerase sigma factor, translated as MYTLPLPIVHGSPPTTPSTAAAADAVLVAQLQQGSEVAFRTLVERYQNRIYRTVLALLRSPEEAEDVAQEVFVEVYQTIGRFRGEAALSTWLYRLATSRALKSRRRARAQKRFAYFTSLLGFDNQVLHEPADRGHPQQQLEEQQQLTLLLALIDRLPEQQQVAFTLRHEQELSYEEIAAVLKTTVPAVESLLFRARKTLRHHLTPALRHV; from the coding sequence GTGTATACCCTGCCGCTGCCTATCGTTCACGGTTCCCCGCCGACTACCCCAAGTACTGCCGCCGCGGCCGATGCCGTACTGGTAGCGCAGCTGCAGCAGGGTAGTGAAGTAGCGTTTCGCACGTTGGTGGAACGCTACCAGAACCGGATTTACCGCACGGTGTTGGCTCTGCTTCGGTCTCCGGAAGAGGCCGAAGATGTGGCCCAGGAAGTCTTTGTGGAGGTGTACCAGACCATCGGCCGGTTTCGGGGCGAGGCCGCACTCAGCACCTGGCTCTACCGACTGGCAACCTCCCGGGCCCTGAAAAGCCGCCGCCGGGCCCGGGCCCAGAAGCGCTTCGCCTACTTCACGAGTCTGCTGGGCTTCGACAACCAAGTGCTGCACGAGCCGGCCGACCGGGGGCATCCGCAGCAGCAGCTGGAAGAGCAGCAGCAGCTGACGCTCTTGTTGGCCCTGATTGACCGCCTGCCCGAGCAGCAGCAGGTGGCGTTTACGCTGCGCCACGAGCAGGAGCTGAGCTACGAGGAAATAGCCGCCGTGCTCAAAACGACCGTGCCGGCGGTGGAGTCCTTGCTGTTTCGGGCCCGCAAAACCCTTCGTCACCACCTAACTCCCGCTTTGCGTCATGTCTAA
- the pyk gene encoding pyruvate kinase, whose product MEPTPHFNKVKIVATVGPASNTYDKLGMLIREGVDVFRLNFSHGSHEDHLSVINTVRRLNKDLRTHVGLLQDLQGPKIRLGEVEGGGVEIKAGDKIKLVCGEKEITTATRLSTIYLGLARDVKPGDMILIDDGKIELRVLATDRDKEVDVEVIYGGLVKPRKGINLPDSEVSAPSMTEKDIEDLKFGLENDVDWIALSFARRAEDIRFIKSLIAESGKTARVIAKIETPEGLRNLDEIIALTDAVMVARGDLGVEVKMEEVPMAQKMIVEKCNKAGKPVIVATQMMESMITAPRPTRAETSDVANAVIDGADAVMLSAETAVGAYPAEVIRSMVATILSVETRMPSLFNRWHPITPESPSFMVDSVLSAACHLAKNTGAKAITGMTHRGYTAFQIAKYRPKANIFIFTDNRPLLTTLSLIWGVRGFYYDRMLSTDGTVSDIKYVLTTTGNLNKGDVFINTASMPINEKGKTNMVKVSVA is encoded by the coding sequence ATGGAACCGACCCCTCATTTTAATAAAGTCAAAATCGTGGCCACCGTGGGCCCCGCCTCCAACACCTACGACAAGCTGGGCATGCTCATCCGCGAAGGTGTGGACGTGTTTCGCCTCAACTTCTCGCACGGTTCCCACGAAGACCACCTCTCGGTAATCAACACCGTGCGCCGCCTCAACAAGGATTTGCGCACGCACGTGGGCCTGCTGCAGGACTTGCAGGGCCCCAAGATTCGCCTGGGCGAAGTAGAAGGTGGCGGGGTGGAAATCAAGGCCGGCGACAAGATCAAGCTGGTGTGCGGCGAAAAGGAAATCACCACGGCTACCCGCCTGAGCACGATTTACCTGGGCCTGGCTCGCGACGTGAAGCCCGGCGACATGATTCTCATTGACGACGGCAAAATCGAGCTGCGCGTGCTGGCCACCGACCGCGACAAAGAGGTAGACGTGGAGGTAATCTACGGCGGCCTGGTGAAGCCGCGCAAGGGCATCAACCTGCCCGACTCGGAAGTGTCGGCCCCGTCGATGACCGAAAAGGACATTGAGGATCTGAAATTCGGCCTGGAAAACGACGTGGACTGGATTGCCCTCTCGTTTGCCCGCCGTGCCGAAGACATCCGCTTTATCAAGAGCCTGATTGCTGAAAGCGGCAAAACGGCCCGGGTTATTGCCAAAATTGAGACGCCGGAAGGCCTGCGGAACCTCGACGAAATCATTGCCCTGACCGATGCCGTGATGGTAGCCCGCGGCGACCTGGGCGTGGAGGTGAAGATGGAAGAGGTGCCGATGGCCCAGAAAATGATTGTGGAGAAGTGCAATAAGGCCGGCAAGCCGGTAATCGTGGCCACCCAGATGATGGAAAGCATGATTACGGCCCCCCGCCCCACCCGCGCCGAAACCAGCGACGTAGCCAACGCCGTTATCGACGGGGCCGATGCTGTGATGCTGTCGGCCGAAACGGCCGTGGGCGCCTACCCCGCCGAGGTAATCCGCTCGATGGTAGCTACCATTCTGAGCGTGGAAACCCGCATGCCGAGCCTGTTTAACCGCTGGCACCCCATCACGCCCGAGTCGCCCTCTTTCATGGTCGACAGCGTGCTGTCGGCGGCTTGCCACCTGGCCAAGAACACCGGCGCCAAGGCTATTACCGGCATGACGCACCGCGGCTACACGGCTTTCCAGATTGCCAAGTACCGGCCCAAAGCCAACATTTTCATCTTCACCGACAACCGCCCCCTGCTCACCACGCTGAGCCTGATTTGGGGCGTGCGGGGCTTTTACTATGACCGGATGCTGAGTACCGACGGCACCGTGTCGGACATCAAGTACGTGCTGACCACCACCGGCAACCTCAACAAGGGGGACGTGTTCATCAACACGGCTTCCATGCCCATCAACGAGAAGGGCAAGACCAACATGGTGAAAGTAAGCGTGGCCTAA
- a CDS encoding IPExxxVDY family protein codes for MKTLTLDVDYDCDFDLFGIVSSSREHKLAWTLNSSLRLRLVKQQDLIYDLFAQGRLVISNYLHATENSTLRLLRNRSVDPSPLKKPFLAPDIKEYDYLIQVSNGAGPLAPEELLEQLTRLPEVQYACQFDPNTLKFKENLLF; via the coding sequence ATGAAAACGCTCACCCTGGATGTAGACTACGATTGTGACTTCGACTTGTTCGGCATTGTGTCGTCGAGCCGGGAGCACAAGCTGGCCTGGACGCTCAACAGCTCGCTGCGCCTGCGCCTGGTGAAGCAGCAGGACCTGATTTACGATTTATTTGCCCAGGGCCGCCTGGTCATCAGCAATTACCTGCACGCCACCGAAAACAGCACCCTGCGCCTGCTGCGCAACCGCTCGGTGGACCCTTCGCCGCTGAAAAAGCCTTTTTTGGCCCCCGATATCAAGGAGTACGACTACCTGATTCAGGTCAGCAACGGGGCCGGACCGCTGGCCCCGGAGGAATTGCTGGAGCAGCTCACCCGCCTGCCGGAGGTGCAGTACGCCTGTCAATTCGACCCGAATACGTTAAAATTCAAAGAAAATCTGCTCTTTTGA
- a CDS encoding T9SS type A sorting domain-containing protein, whose product MKKLYSLLLIGIGLGQQAAQAQQWRPFRPNQDVHAFRGASADTVFTMRLDSAGVQGADSVYYFNRTLRRANPFDVYPWQKSRNNKLGQQLRYNPAARTYALYWDGGPTMGNTMDRMLVLKPFAKVGDTWSSYFTDYGVSTTLVSRGTQVLDGVTDSVATFRCSSGTTVVLSKNNGVVSASQDLLFGVPNAKVLTLARRPAPAGRSYYNPLSLLDLQPGNELGYYREPLIYSTFACYTGQSLRRVLTRQLTADSLIYTFQQQSSVTYSSAPNCGGTGFPTVSPVQVVRLAASLRTGRWAGGSRPNGALIPAGADLLAYEYRVMPGASNTVLLGYPVVTTPTGSGTCSAPALLRQQELYRNRSGNGTYAEFPAIDLAGWKQELSPGVGILRQSEQQLTYSRRTANGADQICGSRTSFGTLLPTKAAQAAALMALFPNPAAELVTLRLAQAPAAATTVRLLDKLGRCVLVRDLQAGQLELNLPLHEVAAGLYIVEVQRGTEGVQHLKLQHSR is encoded by the coding sequence AGTGGCGACCCTTTCGGCCCAACCAAGACGTGCACGCCTTCCGCGGAGCCTCCGCCGATACCGTCTTCACCATGCGCCTAGATTCGGCCGGCGTGCAGGGCGCCGACTCAGTGTATTATTTCAACCGCACCTTGCGCCGCGCGAATCCCTTCGATGTGTACCCGTGGCAAAAGTCGCGCAACAACAAACTAGGTCAGCAGCTGCGCTACAACCCGGCCGCGCGTACCTATGCCCTGTACTGGGACGGCGGCCCGACGATGGGCAACACGATGGACCGGATGCTGGTGCTGAAGCCGTTTGCAAAGGTAGGCGACACCTGGAGCAGCTATTTTACCGATTATGGCGTCAGCACGACGCTCGTATCGCGCGGTACTCAGGTGCTTGACGGCGTGACGGACTCCGTGGCTACTTTCCGCTGTAGCTCGGGCACTACCGTGGTGCTGAGCAAGAACAACGGGGTGGTGTCGGCTTCGCAGGACTTGCTGTTTGGCGTACCGAATGCCAAAGTGCTGACTCTGGCCCGCCGACCAGCGCCGGCGGGCCGGAGCTATTACAACCCGCTCTCCCTGCTCGATCTGCAGCCCGGCAACGAGCTGGGCTACTACCGGGAGCCACTCATCTACAGCACGTTTGCCTGCTACACCGGCCAGTCGTTGCGCCGGGTTCTGACCCGGCAGCTGACGGCGGACAGCCTGATTTATACTTTTCAACAGCAGAGTTCGGTCACGTATAGCTCGGCCCCGAACTGTGGCGGCACTGGGTTTCCAACCGTTTCGCCGGTGCAGGTGGTACGGCTGGCGGCTTCGCTGCGCACGGGCCGGTGGGCTGGCGGTTCTAGGCCGAATGGAGCACTGATTCCCGCCGGTGCCGACTTGCTGGCCTACGAATACCGGGTGATGCCCGGCGCTTCCAACACGGTGCTACTTGGCTATCCAGTCGTAACGACGCCTACGGGTTCTGGGACTTGCAGCGCTCCAGCTCTGCTACGACAGCAGGAGCTGTATCGTAACAGAAGCGGGAATGGCACCTATGCCGAGTTTCCGGCAATTGACCTGGCGGGCTGGAAGCAGGAACTAAGTCCCGGAGTAGGCATCCTACGGCAGTCAGAGCAACAGCTGACCTACTCCCGCCGCACAGCGAATGGCGCCGACCAGATCTGCGGCAGCCGCACGAGCTTTGGTACACTGCTGCCGACCAAAGCGGCGCAGGCAGCAGCCCTTATGGCTTTATTCCCCAACCCGGCTGCCGAGCTGGTAACGCTGCGCCTAGCACAGGCCCCGGCCGCCGCTACCACCGTCCGGCTGCTGGATAAGCTGGGGCGTTGCGTGCTGGTTCGGGACCTGCAGGCTGGGCAGCTGGAGTTGAATCTGCCGTTGCACGAGGTAGCAGCCGGGCTATATATAGTCGAAGTACAGCGCGGCACAGAAGGCGTGCAACACCTAAAACTGCAGCACAGCCGCTAA
- the lgt gene encoding prolipoprotein diacylglyceryl transferase has translation MLAFITWDVSPIIAQIGPLTLRWYGLLFMSGFVFGTFILSHIYKSERVSPRWVDVITIYMLVGTIVGARLGHCLFYDPDYYLAHPLDILKIWEGGLASHGATIGILLACWLFARNNKFDYLWVLDRIVIVVALGGALIRTGNLFNSEIIGKVTDVPWAFKFVRYNEIHHEVTNIPNELRHPTQMYEALFCIVLLTILYAMWNRTKERTPRGLLFGLFVVFLFTQRFLGEYLKENQVAFENSLPLNMGQILSIPLILVGLWVLLRAGKDPNNPYGYAPRDLGQEENKPVAKVQ, from the coding sequence ATGCTTGCTTTTATCACCTGGGACGTGTCGCCCATCATTGCCCAAATCGGTCCGCTGACGCTGCGCTGGTACGGGCTGCTGTTTATGTCGGGCTTCGTGTTTGGCACCTTCATTCTGTCCCACATCTACAAGTCGGAGCGGGTATCGCCGCGCTGGGTCGATGTTATTACCATCTACATGCTGGTGGGCACGATAGTGGGAGCCCGCCTGGGCCACTGCCTGTTTTACGACCCGGATTATTACCTGGCTCACCCGCTGGATATCCTCAAAATCTGGGAGGGCGGCCTGGCCAGCCACGGCGCCACCATCGGGATTCTGCTGGCCTGCTGGCTGTTTGCCCGCAACAACAAGTTCGACTACCTCTGGGTGCTCGACCGGATTGTGATTGTAGTAGCCCTGGGCGGGGCCCTGATCCGGACCGGCAACCTGTTTAACTCCGAGATTATCGGCAAGGTGACCGACGTGCCGTGGGCGTTTAAATTCGTGCGCTACAACGAGATTCACCACGAAGTCACCAACATTCCGAACGAGCTGCGCCACCCGACCCAGATGTACGAAGCCCTGTTTTGCATCGTGCTGCTGACTATTCTCTACGCTATGTGGAACCGCACCAAGGAGCGCACCCCCCGCGGGCTACTCTTCGGGCTCTTCGTAGTATTCCTGTTCACGCAGCGTTTCCTGGGCGAATACCTCAAGGAAAATCAGGTGGCTTTCGAAAACAGCCTGCCGCTGAACATGGGGCAAATCCTAAGCATCCCTCTGATTCTGGTGGGCCTGTGGGTGCTGCTGCGCGCCGGTAAGGACCCGAATAACCCCTATGGCTACGCCCCGCGTGACCTGGGACAGGAGGAGAACAAGCCGGTAGCCAAAGTCCAGTAA
- the fabF gene encoding beta-ketoacyl-ACP synthase II: protein MSLRRVVVTGLGAITPLGKTVAEFWDGLSRGVSGAAAITRFDASKFKTRFACEVKNYNPDDYFDRKEGRKMDLFTQFAVIASDEAIKDANLDGVNKDRVGVIWGSGIGGLKTFQEECFNFAKGDGTPRYNPFFIPKMIADSASGNISIKNGFRGPNFVTTSACASSSDAIVAAYNYIRLGMADVAVTGGSEAAITEAGVGGFNALKAMSERNDDPESASRPYDKDRDGFVLGEGSGALVIEEYEHAKARGAKIYAEIIGGGLSSDAYHITAPDPTGEGVVLVMQNALRDAGIGPEEVDYINTHGTSTPLGDGAEIKAIQKVFGDYAYNLNISSTKSMTGHLLGGAGGIEALASILAIQHGIVPPTINHFTDDPELDARLNFTFNEAQKRDVTVAMSNTFGFGGHNTSVVFRKLRD from the coding sequence ATGTCTCTTCGGAGAGTTGTTGTGACCGGCCTTGGTGCCATTACCCCGCTGGGCAAAACCGTCGCCGAATTTTGGGACGGGCTCTCGCGCGGCGTAAGCGGTGCGGCCGCCATCACCCGCTTCGACGCCAGCAAGTTCAAAACGCGCTTTGCGTGCGAGGTAAAAAACTACAATCCTGACGACTATTTCGACCGCAAAGAAGGTCGGAAGATGGACCTGTTCACGCAGTTTGCCGTCATTGCCAGCGACGAAGCCATCAAGGATGCCAACCTTGACGGCGTCAACAAGGACCGCGTCGGCGTCATCTGGGGCTCGGGCATTGGGGGCCTGAAAACCTTCCAGGAGGAGTGCTTCAACTTCGCCAAGGGCGACGGCACCCCGCGCTACAACCCGTTCTTCATTCCGAAGATGATAGCCGACAGCGCGTCGGGGAACATCTCGATTAAGAACGGTTTCCGGGGCCCGAACTTCGTGACGACTTCGGCCTGCGCCTCGTCGTCGGATGCCATTGTGGCCGCCTACAACTACATCCGCCTGGGCATGGCCGACGTGGCCGTTACCGGCGGCTCGGAAGCCGCCATTACGGAGGCTGGGGTAGGGGGCTTTAATGCCCTCAAGGCCATGAGTGAGCGAAACGACGACCCGGAATCGGCTTCCCGCCCCTACGACAAGGACCGTGATGGTTTCGTGTTGGGGGAAGGTAGCGGGGCCCTGGTTATCGAGGAGTACGAGCACGCCAAGGCCCGCGGCGCCAAGATCTACGCCGAAATCATCGGCGGCGGCTTGTCGTCGGATGCCTACCACATTACCGCTCCTGACCCCACGGGCGAAGGTGTGGTGCTGGTCATGCAAAACGCCCTGCGCGACGCCGGTATCGGACCCGAAGAAGTGGATTACATCAACACCCACGGCACGAGTACGCCGCTGGGCGACGGGGCCGAAATCAAGGCCATCCAGAAAGTGTTCGGGGATTACGCCTACAACCTCAACATCAGCTCGACCAAAAGCATGACCGGCCATTTGCTGGGCGGCGCGGGCGGGATTGAGGCGCTGGCCAGCATTCTGGCTATCCAGCACGGCATTGTACCCCCGACCATCAACCACTTCACCGACGACCCCGAACTGGACGCGCGTTTGAACTTCACGTTCAACGAGGCCCAGAAGCGGGACGTGACGGTGGCCATGAGCAACACCTTCGGGTTTGGCGGCCACAACACGTCGGTGGTATTCCGCAAGCTGCGCGACTAA